A portion of the Oncorhynchus masou masou isolate Uvic2021 chromosome 11, UVic_Omas_1.1, whole genome shotgun sequence genome contains these proteins:
- the LOC135548044 gene encoding UDP-glucuronosyltransferase 2A1-like has product MVSVRMLLLLSVPLLLCGCLGTQGGNVLVFPGEYSHWLNMRVILEELVERNHSVTVLVSTASPSVDFSRPEKFGFKVYDVPFEKQDWQALNDDFIKWWMNESQNKSMLQLGQWIRDFMQKMNVLTVNMCKSMFNNKELLESLKQSKYDALLSDPMFPCSDLIADALDLPLIFSLRFSFGMVLERQCAQMPAPSSYVPSPELPYTDKMSFFERVHNFVTYTFFDIFVNVHLLTTMDTLYSEIKGSPTRFCEMMGKADIWLIRTYWDIEYPRPFLPNFKFVGGLHCKPAKPLSEAMEEFVQSSGDDGIVVFSLGSMVKNLTTERGNTVATALGQIPQKVLWRYSGEKPETLAPNTRLYEWIPQNDLLGHPKTKAFITHGGTNGLYEAIYHGVPMVGIPLFADQSVNIMHMKNKGAAVIMDFNKMTSKDLTEGLNSVINDPSYKENVMRLSSLHHDQPMKPLDTAVFWIEFVMRNKGAKHLRVESHNLSWYQYHCLDVTAALLSVMALFIIVSIKTCTFCFRKTKARLKTE; this is encoded by the exons ATGGTTTCTGTGCGGATGCTGCTGCTGTTGTCGGTGCCCCTCCTGCTCTGCGGCTGTCTGGGCACACAGGGTGGCAACGTGCTGGTCTTTCCCGGAGAGTACAGTCACTGGCTCAACATGCGAGTGATCCTGGAGGAGCTAGTGGAGAGGAACCATAGTGTTACCGTGCTGGTGTCAACCGCCTCGCCGTCTGTCGACTTCTCCAGGCCAGAGAAGTTCGGCTTCAAGGTTTACGATGTACCCTTTGAAAAACAAGACTGGCAGGCTCTCAATGATGACTTCATAAAGTGGTGGATGAACGAGTCTCAGAACAAGTCCATGCTGCAGCTGGGACAGTGGATCAGAGACTTCATGCAGAAAATGAATGTTCTAACGGTCAACATGTGTAAGTCTATGTTCAATAACAAAGAGCTTCTGGAGTCACTGAAACAGTCCAAGTATGACGCGCTCCTTTCTGATCCGATGTTCCCATGCAGTGACTTAATCGCGGATGCTCTTGACTTGCCTCTGATTTTCTCCTTGAGGTTCTCATTTGGCATGGTGTTAGAGAGGCAATGTGCACAGATGCCAGCCCCCTCCTCTTACGTCCCTTCCCCGGAATTGCCGTACACAGACAAAATGAGTTTCTTTGAGCGGGTCCACAATTTTGTTACGTACACTTTTTTTGATATCTTTGTGAATGTACACTTACTAACGACCATGGACACTTTGTACAGTGAGATAAAGG GAAGTCCAACTAGGTTCTGTGAGATGATGGGGAAGGCTGACATCTGGTTGATACGAACATACTGGGACATTGAGTATCCTCGACCTTTCCTGCCAAACTTCAAATTTGTGGGAGGACTTCACTGCAAACCTGCAAAGCCACTTTCAGAG GCCATGGAGGAGTTTGTGCAGAGTTCAGGAGATGACGGCATCGTAGTGTTTTCACTGGGCTCCATGGTCAAGAACCTGACTACAGAGAGAGGAAACACCGTAGCCACTGCATTGGGACAGATACCACAGAAG GTGCTGtggagatacagtggggagaaacCAGAGACCCTGGCTCCCAACACAAGACTTTATGAGTGGATTCCACAGAATGACTTACTAG GGCATCCGAAGACCAAAGCCTTCATCACTCACGGTGGAACCAACGGACTCTATGAAGCCATCTACCATGGAGTTCCTATGGTGGGTATCCCTCTGTTCGCtgaccagtcagtcaacatcaTGCACATGAAGAACAAAGGAGCAGCTGTCATCATGGACTTCAACAAGATGACATCCAAAGATCTGACGGAAGGACTCAACTCTGTGATCAATGATCCATC GTACAAAGAAAACGTGATGAGGCTTTCCAGTCTCCACCATGACCAGCCAATGAAGCCATTGGATACAGCGGTGTTCTGGATTGAGTTTGTGATGCGCAACAAGGGTGCCAAGCACCTGAGGGTGGAGTCCCATAACCTGAGCTGGTACCAGTACCACTGTCTGGACGTGACAGCTGCCCTGCTCTCCGTAATGGCACTCTTCATTATAGTCTCAATTAAAACTTGTACTTTCTGCTTCAGGAAAACCAAAGCAAGACTGAAGACAGAGTGA